A genomic region of Arachis hypogaea cultivar Tifrunner chromosome 5, arahy.Tifrunner.gnm2.J5K5, whole genome shotgun sequence contains the following coding sequences:
- the LOC112800029 gene encoding uncharacterized protein, whose amino-acid sequence MGKKKPKDPPQTDLASPRPAAGIFSSLFAAAPEPSTALASLFSDDNPFRRKPTQPSQESNEQTQIPNNVGSAQHDTGEEKRKRKTLEEKPSADSAIEASGKKRKYHESIEEAKGSDLAIEKNDEGKEKKKKKRKREELEKEWEERKYGAVVDEEKEASVLENGKVGNKRKLLHNPADMMVSKEGFDDEEKLLRTVFVGNLPLKVKKKTLLKEFKKFGEVESVRIRSVPIQDTKKPRKGAILAKKINDAADSVHAYIVFKTEESAQASLSHNMAVVEGNHIRVDRACPPRKKLKGESTPLYDNKRTLFVGNLPFDVKDEELYQLFCSIPNLGTSVEAVRVVRDPHLNVGKGIAYVLFKTKEAANSALKKRNLKLRDRELRLSHAKADSTPSKKPKPKPKPSPAQAPGTPAKRKSLAMTSPSSSINRSNKKFNASYQGLRATKSDFKKKAHGVEKSKGRSEKRPSVAARKAKAKMLKESGSSKQAGMKRKLDSRTPDSSFRNKKVKKNR is encoded by the exons ATGGGAAAAAAGAAACCAAAGGACCCTCCACAAACCGACTTAGCTTCGCCCCGTCCCGCCGCCGGCATTTTCTCCTCGCTCTTTGCCGCCGCACCGGAACCAAGCACCGCCCTCGCTTCCTTATTCTCCGACGACAACCCCTTTCGGAGAAAGCCCACTCAACCTTCTCAGGAATCAAACGAACAAACTCAAATCCCTAACAATGTCGGATCCGCACAACACGACACCGGCGAggagaagaggaaaaggaaaaccTTAGAGGAGAAGCCCTCCGCCGATTCCGCAATCGAAGCTTCGGGGAAGAAGAGGAAGTACCACGAGTCAATTGAAGAGGCCAAAGGCTCTGACTTGGCAATTGAAAAGAACGATGaggggaaggagaagaagaagaagaagaggaaaagagagGAGCTTGAGAAGGAGTGGGAGGAGAGGAAGTATGGTGCGGTGGtggatgaagaaaaagaagcgtCTGTGTTGGAGAACGGAAAAGTTGGGAACAAGAGGAAGTTGCTGCATAACCCTGCTGATATGATGGTATCGAAGGAAGGGTTTGATGATGAGGAGAAGCTCTTGAGAACGGTATTCGTTGGAAATTTGCCTctcaaggtgaagaagaagacCCTGCTCAAAGAGTTCAAGAAGTTCGGTGAGGTTGAATCCGTGAGGATTCGTTCTGTTCCGATACAAGAC ACTAAAAAGCCTAGGAAGGGTGCTATCCTTGCGAAGAAAATCAATGATGCTGCTGATAG TGTTCATGCCTACATTGTTTTCAAAACGGAAGAATCTGCTCAGGCATCTTTGTCCCACAACATGGCAGTG GTTGAAGGGAATCATATTCGTGTTGATAGGGCATGCCCGCCCCGCAAGAAACTTAAAGGGGAGAGTACTCCACTTTATGATAACAAGAGAACTTTGTTTGTGGGCAACCTTCCATTTGATGTGAAG GATGAAGAATTATATCAGTTATTTTGTAGCATACCTAACCTGGGAACCAGTGTAGAAGCTGTAAGAGTTGTTAGAGATCCTCATCTTAATGTTGGAAAGGGTATTGCCTATGTGCTGTTTAAAACAAAG GAAGCTGCTAATTCTGCACTCAAGAAACGGAACCTGAAGCTTCGAGACCGAGAATTACGACTCAGTCATGCCAAGGCTGATTCCACTCCATCGAAaaagccaaagccaaagccaaagccatCACCAGCACAAGCTCCTGGCACCCCGGCCAAGAGAAAGTCTCTGGCTATGACGTCTCCTTCAAGCAGCATCAACAGGTCAAACAAAAAATTCAATGCATCTTACCAGGGTTTGCGTGCAACAAAATCTGAtttcaagaagaaagctcatggaGTAGAAAAATCAAAAGGACGCTCGGAGAAACGACCATCAGTTGCTGCCAGAAAAGCCAAAGCAAAAATGCTCAAAGAAAGTGGTTCATCAAAACAAGCTGGGATGAAACGCAAGCTTGATAGTCGTACTCCAGATAGCTCCTTCAGAAATAAGAAGGTGAAGAAGAATAGGTAG
- the LOC112800030 gene encoding uncharacterized membrane protein At4g09580-like: protein MGKEGGDTVGEVLPPPSPSSKFPLSAWETAVASSVVLGFAAGICGVYLTMPDSDYSFLKLPRTLEDLQLLRDNLENYTSDYTAQVLVGYCVVYIFMQTFMIPGTVFMSLLAGALFGVLKGVALVVFTATAGASSCYFLSKLIGRPLLSSLAPEKLKFFQNEVAKRRKSLLNYMLFLRLTPTLPNTFINFASPIVDVPYHIFFLATVIGLVPAAYVTVRAGLALGELQSVGDLYDFNSIATLFFIGLVSVTPTLISKNES, encoded by the exons ATGGGGAAGGAGGGTGGCGACACCGTTGGGGAGGTACTGCCGCCGCCGTCGCCGTCGTCGAAGTTCCCATTGAGCGCCTGGGAAACTGCGGTGGCTTCATCGGTGGTTTTGGGATTCGCGGCCGGTATATGCGGCGTATACCTAACGATGCCGGATTCCGATTACAGCTTCCTTAAGCTCCCTCGCACCCTTGAAGATCTTCAACTCCTTAG AGATAACCTTGAGAACTATACAAGTGACTACACTGCACAAGTCCTGGTGGGATACTGCGTGGTATATATTTTCATGCAGACTTTCATGATTCCAGGGACTGTGTTCATGTCGTTGCTTGCTGGAGCTCTTTTTGGAGTCTTAAAAGGCGTAGCTCTGGTTGTGTTCACTGCCACAGCAGGAGCTTCTTCATGCTATTTCCTGTCAAAATTGATTGGGCGACCCCTTCTCTCCTCTCTTGCACcagaaaaattgaaattctttCAAAATGAG GTggctaaaagaagaaaaagtttgTTGAACTACATGCTTTTCCTGAGACTGACTCCCACCTTGCCTAATACATTTATTAACTTTGCTTCACCAATCGTTGATGTTCCTTATCATATTTTCTTCCTGGCAACTGTTATTGGACTCGTACCTGCTGCATATGTCACTGTCAGG GCTGGGTTGGCTCTTGGAGAGCTGCAATCAGTGGGGGATCTCTACGATTTCAACTCAATTGCTACCTTGTTCTTCATAGGTCTTGTCTCGGTTACACCCACGCTAATTAGCAAGAACGAGTCATAG